TTACAGGCCACTACATCAgtcaaaaaaatatcaacttAGAATGAGGGAAACATACGCGAGCAGTGGGCACATAAATTTATTCTTCCAGTGTTCCGAACGACCCCGCGTCGCCCGTGGataaatttatttttccaGTGTTCTGAAGGACCCCGCGTCGCCCTCCTCTGACGACACGGGGCAGCAGATGGCGTCGCCGGCCCTAGCCCCCTCCCCCCTACCTCCCCCGCATCGCCGCCGTAGGAAGGGTGCCGCCGAAGCCGGGCACGCCCAGGGAAGGTGGCGGTGGGGCGGTTTCCCCCTTTTCTCGCGCGTGGAGGCGGCCGCGCGAGGCCGGCGCATGGCCGGCGGTGATGCGGGCCCGATCTGGGCCCGGCTTTGGGCTGCCCGCCAGATCTACGGGGCTGTGGCGTGCGCTGCCGGCGAAGGGAGGTGCAAGTAGCCCGCGCGAGGAGGGGGCCGTGCGCGGGTGGCTAGAGCAGGCGCGGGGCGGCGTCGCGTGGCGCGGCAGGGCTAGTGTGGCTCGATCTCGAGGTGGAAGCACCGAGCCCGGGGCTGGTGGTGCCAGATCCGGTTGGTCTCGGAGCCGATCTGCTATGGGATCCATGGAGGCCGCCGTCCGCGGTGTTGCGGGCCCGATCTAGGCCTGGTGGGCCTGGCCCTGCTGCCCTGTTCCGCTAATCGTGTGGCCAGGATGGCGTCGCCTGATCTGGTGCATGGGGCGGTTGCGGCGCCCTGGCCGGTGCTCGTTGGTGGTTTGTCGCGTGGCGTTCGGTGGGTTTTGCCGGCGCTCGCGGTGGTGCGGTGGCCTCTGGTCGAGACCTTGGCTCACGGTGCTGTCCGCTCCTATCTGTGGTGGGTTTCGTGGctgcgggtgaaaacccttCATCGACGTTGTCGGTGCCAACGACGGCGGCGTCCTTGGACGTCgtttccttcttgaaggcgtcgtTGTGCATCTCCGCCACTTCCCAAACTTTGCAAGTGAGGTGCCTCCGAGCGAAAGTTCTGATTCAGTATCCGAGTCGGGTAACGACGGCGTCCTCGGACGTTGtgccctccttggaggcattgCCTCTGAAGCCCTTGTTTGGTGGCGGACTATGCTTGCAGCGGGGGGCCTGACCAGGGAGGGCAGCTTCGTGCGACGCGGGCTTGCCGATGCGCGAGCTGTTACTGTCGGGGCAACCTCTTCTGGCTCCTGTCGTCGAAGAAGCCCAGTTCTGCCTACCTTCTCTAGCGCAAGGAGTTGCTTCCTGTTCAGCGTCGTTGGGGTGGAGGGGGCTTGTCTCCACGGTAGCAGCTTGTTTTTCAGCTTCGTCCTGTGTCTGCTGCTTGTCAAGGTTTTTCGAACGGCTTTTCTAGAATAAGCCGGACATTGTATCGATTtttcggtccggttttccaCATAAACGGGCCAACtttttcttctaatcgaatcgCGGGGATTGACCGTTTGCGTCCTCAGAACAAAAATTATTGTTCCTCAAATGGTGTGGCTGGTACATAAAATACTTGTTCCGTATAAATTCCAAACTGAATCTACCAAGGATGGGACCAGGTCTAATATACCTCTTTTGGAAGATAAAACCTTGTCTGATTATATCAATCATGGATGGAAACAAGTAGTGCTCATTCCGCATTAGCAGATttgtcatttaatatgttccttttttttggtatTACAGAGAGAACAGAGCAAACTGGTGTTCCTTCGAACACCGATAAATGAGTTTGGATCTGGAGGCTTGTTGCTCACGTGGCACCCCACAACTGCGCGGCTCCTCTAGAAATATCAACCGGCGAAGATGGCAATGATTTCACACATCTACCGTGTATTGCATCTTTGTATAATTGATGGCCGCAGTGGTGGTTATGTTCTGAATGTTGAACTTTTAATCTCTCTTGGCTTTTACTTTCCCGTATTATCTGGGTGCCAGGGCAACCTCATTTAATCTTTCCATGAGGCATGTCCAGGTCCCAACTCCCAACAGAGGGGAGCTTAGATCAGACTTCTTAGTCTTATGTTGAACTTTTAATCTCTCTTGGCTTTTACTTTCCCGTATTATGTGGGTGTCATGGCAACATCATTTAATCTTTCCATGAGGAGAGTCCAGGTCCCAACTCCCAACAGAGGGGAGCTAGATCAGACTACCGTGCCGCCGTTTCGCAGCCCCGTCTTGCGACGCCCTGTCGTAGGCCCACCGGCGTGGCCCCACCATGGCAGCCCGGCTCggcgtcgcgccgccgccgccgtccatggCCTCGGCCGTCGATCCGGGGTGCCGATACGTGGTTAGGAAGAAACGTGAAGAGACAGATGAAAGAAATGGAAGAGAGATAGAGGATGGAGTCCGATCCGACGATGATGAGATGCGCCGTTGGTTgggcacgtgccccacttAGATAATCCCATGACACGTCATCATCCCGTCCGAGCCAAACAGGTATTCTCGGGATAAGGTTTTATTAAACCGGGATTAGATAGGTTAGGGTCTGAAAACCCGGAATTAAAACGTTAGGGTTTGATTCGGACAAGCTCTACAAGTTCAGGGTTTAAAATGGACTTTTTTCGTttcgaaataagtgacgtggatttgtatattttgaaacagagaTATGTGTTGTCATTCTCATGTCATGATGGCGAACTGAAAGTAGTCACGCATTCATAAGGACCGGTGTATGTTTGGTGTTCGAGAGCGTCTACGTGTGTGTCTGCGTGTGTTTGGTGTTCGAGAGCGTCTACGTGTGTGTCTGCATCTGGTACtgtgtttttaaaaaataaaaatgttacGATGATATCAGGAAAGGGCAATCACACCACTATCGAACCGCCGAATGCACAAATCGTAGAAATAAGCGGACGTACAGAAAATTGATcgagaagaagagaaatttCAATTGACAGGAAAACGCATTCTGGCCCAGGGACCGGCCCACTCACCGGCACGCGACACGCTCCGTTTTCGTCCGCGATGAACGACGGGGAAATGCAAGGCCGGAATTCTTCGTGCAACCGTGAGCTGCCGCGTGCTCTCGGTCGACGCGCGAAATTTCCACATCCACTCGAAGCACCCGTCGCGCTCAGTCTAACTTCCTCACTTGACTCTCACGCCGACTTTAATCGACACTCCTCCCCCAGTCTCCCCCTCGATCCTCCCCTTTCCCATCCACTgatccacacacacacaaccaTGGCacctctgctcctcctccccgttcTGCTCCTCTTCGCCACGGCCGCCGACGGCTACCCATCCACCTGCAGGAACGCCACATGCGGCCAACAGACCATCGCCTACCCGTTCTGGCTCAACTCCTCGTCTTCATCTTCAGCGTCCAGCTGCGGCTACCCCGGCCTCGGCCTTGCCTGCGAAGACGGCACCACTCTGATTTTCCTCGCCCAATCCCACCGGTACAAAGTCTCCAACATCGACTACGAAACGCACACCATcgccctcgccgacgccgacgccttCACCACCACGACCGGCTGCCCGCTCCTCGACTTCAACCTCACCATCGACACCATCTCCGCGCTTCAGCTCTCGCACGCGGACTCCAACATCACCTTCTTTTACAACTGCACGAAGAACTCCTGGTCCTCTGCCGTGGAATTAAGTGGCTGTCCGCAGTATAACAAGAGTTCCTACGTGTCCCCGGCCGATGACTATGATGGTGAAGCGTCCGAGTTCGGGTgcgaggcggcggtggtggcgccggTGCTTGAGATTCATAAGAAGGGCATAGTGGGTGTGGGTTCGCCTCCGGCCACAAAATATGTTGAGGTGCTGAGGGCTGGGTTCGAACTGAACTACAGCCCGAACTCCGATCAGTGTGGCAGATGCGAGCGATCACGCGGATGGTGCGGCTACCGGCACAACCAGACTCACGGCGGGATCGTGTTCAGCTGTTTCTGCGACGGCGGCCCGACCGCGGATCATTGCGGTAAGtgtccctcctcctcctctcccgcaCTCCTCGAAATTTTCCTTGCTTCAGAGTTCGGATTTCAGAGCATGAGCTCCTCTTCTTTTGGTTGACAAAAAGTCGTTAATGCAGTGACGTGTTTTGGTTTTCTGCTCCTACCAGCGACTAACTGGAGCCAATACTGCAGTAATTCAGTAACAAACTGACCGGAACAGTCAGTTTAGCCATTTTTTAGATAGAAAGAATTATCCGCAAGTAGCAAGTTGTTAACAAACCAGTTGCCCACGATTTACTACTACGGGTAGTTGCCTGAGTACTTGCCTGAAGGAATCGAGCCTCTGTCAAACGTACTGTACGTGCTTTGTGACCCACCGCTAGGGGCTAGGACTTACGGCCGGAGGTAGTGTTATGCACATCCGGACAAAACAAATGACTAGCAAGATTCGGTTCGCGACTTCACTGTAAAGCTGTAGAGAGGCCCCTTGTTCACGGATCAACATCGACGGCTCAGTGGTGTGACTGCCTTGCCTCGACAGCTCCGTGCTGAATTAACCGCTCGCAGGTTGCTTCTTACGTTTTCGTAGTGCTCAGCTGTACTACTCAACAGGCAGCCAAGTCGGACTTCAGTGGACTAGAACTTGCGTGAGACGCTGGTACTCCTGTCTTTTGATCTTTTCTAGGTTTGTGATCACGAAAGTTCAGCAATGCATCCAACTGGAAGAAGATTGGTTTGGTCGGTACCAGTCTACGGACCTGCCTGCTCGGTTGCTCCCTCAAGGATTTCTTCTGTTCATACTGAACACCGCGTGCACCAGTGCACAAGTCTTAGTACAATTAATTGTACCTGGTGTAGTGACCACACATCAGCGAAGTACAGCCATCAGGCTCTCGTGCCAACTAGCCTACTTCAGTAGGAGTACCGGTTTGGTTGCAACCAGCTATCAACGAACTACTCCATCTTTTGGCGACTTCCATTCTCCAAAAGTCCAAATACATCAGACCATATCTAGTGGTATGTAAGGATGATTACCATAATAAAAAACAACATGGACCGTCCGATCTGGGTCAAGGCACATGATCGAACATAACTATTGATTTTTCATTGACGTCCTTAAATTATGTTCAAGCGACAATCCATCCCTTTTTCTGGTATGTGGATTTTTAATAACATTTCAGGAAAATTGATTGATTAGTgaattaaaataaatcaatGAAATAATGAAAGTAAATAGTCATTTTTCAGTCAACAATCATACCACCGACGAAGATTTTATTATCTCTGTACTTGCATCAATCTTGTATGAATCTCACTGATTAGATCAGACCGTTATTACCattgacttagaaatagttatttatcAGTCGTCTTACAAATAGCAAAACTGTAAATATATTATTGTTATTTCTTGTTATATCACTCAAACTTCAGTGATATCATCattgaaatatatatatgttaaCAAAAATATCGATGAAATTTCAATCAATTAATGATATGTCAATCAAGTGATGTTTGAGAATAATAATGCCCAATTGatataaaattgatatcacaGTGAAACTGGAATGAAACCTAAATATTTTGTGAAATATGAATGAATTAATCAGAATGAAATATCAATGAAACTAACAAAATCTTGCAAGATGGGTGAGAGAGAGGGGTGTACTACAGGTGGAATTTAACAAAACTCTAGGGTGTAAATGGGAGAAATGAGTGGGTAAGAAACCTAGTCCCGAGAGAAGGATGGGTTGCTTGATTCTAACCAAACTTGAggatttaaaattttaaatgaGAAATCACCATATGCATAGATCTAGGCCAAAAATATATCGATTTGCTCTGAAGTACAATATAACCCAATAATCCGGTAGCACGGGTGTTATCTTCTCgccctcccttcctcctccgaaaGCACGGCTATTCCATGTGCACCCAAGTGTAGATCAATTAGTAAATACAAGTAAAAGTTTTAGAAGTTTTACACTATTGACACTATATTTATCTATGATTTCACACAAATCTGTATCCTAAAACTCGATTTTCAGCACCGACACTAGATTGATCTGT
The Brachypodium distachyon strain Bd21 chromosome 2, Brachypodium_distachyon_v3.0, whole genome shotgun sequence genome window above contains:
- the LOC100821924 gene encoding LEAF RUST 10 DISEASE-RESISTANCE LOCUS RECEPTOR-LIKE PROTEIN KINASE-like 1.2 isoform X2 codes for the protein MAPLLLLPVLLLFATAADGYPSTCRNATCGQQTIAYPFWLNSSSSSSASSCGYPGLGLACEDGTTLIFLAQSHRYKVSNIDYETHTIALADADAFTTTTGCPLLDFNLTIDTISALQLSHADSNITFFYNCTKNSWSSAVELSGCPQYNKSSYVSPADDYDGEASEFGCEAAVVAPVLEIHKKGIVGVGSPPATKYVEVLRAGFELNYSPNSDQCGRCERSRGWCGYRHNQTHGGIVFSCFCDGGPTADHCVTCFGFLLLPATNWSQYCSNSVTN
- the LOC100821924 gene encoding LEAF RUST 10 DISEASE-RESISTANCE LOCUS RECEPTOR-LIKE PROTEIN KINASE-like 1.2 isoform X1 — translated: MAPLLLLPVLLLFATAADGYPSTCRNATCGQQTIAYPFWLNSSSSSSASSCGYPGLGLACEDGTTLIFLAQSHRYKVSNIDYETHTIALADADAFTTTTGCPLLDFNLTIDTISALQLSHADSNITFFYNCTKNSWSSAVELSGCPQYNKSSYVSPADDYDGEASEFGCEAAVVAPVLEIHKKGIVGVGSPPATKYVEVLRAGFELNYSPNSDQCGRCERSRGWCGYRHNQTHGGIVFSCFCDGGPTADHCGSRRFFGSTLNHQDAETNLFAPVFQSAHLSG